The following proteins are co-located in the Limanda limanda chromosome 5, fLimLim1.1, whole genome shotgun sequence genome:
- the paip1 gene encoding polyadenylate-binding protein-interacting protein 1, protein MNQNFDRAPGAGRSASLSADPGFAGAGNDDANKPLFNQRGPLRQPRSVPLFAESNASPSSEAAAGDCRRQTRPQTSPNANHVSSSRGSYDVDSLVRSSTLSASAAEFVPSGMNSYEDPTLYDDNEGYYTEINLEEMVKDFLDHLTSSPGTFESDIEYITGMLNSCVTTEALLQDLVELIYKESTAIPNFSYTGARLCNHLSKHLNVSPASGNFRQLLLKRCRTEYENRDVAVRGEAGTQKKFHSFVLFLGELYLSLELKSAKGPPKRAEILLVALRDLMNSLFSNPVDSNLICAVKLLKLTGSVLDDTWKENGQSHMEDLIRRIETIVLDATCSRDVRQMLLKLVELRSSDWGRVRAVSAASNATPDNDPNYFMNEPTFYTQDGTPFTAADPDYAEKYQEILDRQEAFDSFGENENEIENEISDYEDEMEPEMEEAFERFCLETEQKRKLTQK, encoded by the exons ATGAACCAGAATTTCGACCGAGCCCCCGGAGCGGGGAGAAGCGCCAGCCTCTCAGCGGACCCCGGGTTCGCGGGAGCCGGGAACGATGACGCCAACAAGCCGCTGTTCAACCAGAGAGGACCGCTGAGGCAACCGAGGTCCGTGCCGCTGTTCGCCGAGAGCAACGCAAGCCCGAGCAGCGAGGCGGCCGCTGGAG ATTGTAGAAGACAAACCAGACCTCAAACGAGTCCAAATGCCAACCACGTGTCTTCCTCCCGGGGAAGTTATGACGTCGACTCCTTGGTCAGGTCATCGACGCTTTCAGCCAGTGCTGCCGAGTTCGTCCCCTCTGGAATGAACTCGTATGAA gaCCCTACTCTATATGATGACAACGAAGGGTATTACACTGAAATAAACCTGGAGGAAATGGTCAAAGACTTTCTTGATCACCTGACCTCCTCACCAGGGACCTTTGAGTCGGACATAGAATACATAACGGGCATGCTCAATTCCTGCGTTACTACTGAAGCCTTGCTGCAGGATTTGGTGGAACTGATATACAAAGAG TCCACAGCCATTCCAAACTTCTCTTACACGGGCGCCAGACTCTGTAACCACCTGTCGAAACATCTCAACGTCAGCCCCGCGAGTGGCAACTTCCGTCAGCTGCTCCTGAAAAG GTGTCGAACCGAGTATGAGAATAGAGATGTAGCTGTTCGAGGGGAAGCAGGGACTCAAAAGAAGTTCCACTCCTTTGTGCTCTTCCTGGGGGAGCTCTATCTGTCCCTGGAG CTAAAGAGTGCTAAAGGACCTCCAAAACGAGCAGAGATCCTCCTTGTGGCTCTGAGAGACCTGATGAACAGTCTGTTCTCCAACCCCGTGGATTCAAACCTCATCTGCGCCGTCAAACTGCTCAAG CTTACAGGCTCCGTCCTGGATGATACGTGGAAAGAGAATGGACAGTCACACATGGAGGACCTGATACGAAGAATAGAAACTATAGTCCTGGACGCCACATGCAGCAG GGATGTTAGACAGATGCTTTTAAAACTTGTGGAGCTGAGATCAAGCGACTGGGGCAGAGTTCGTGCAGTTTCAGCAGCGAGCAATGCAACACCAGACAATGATCCGAACTACTTCATG AACGAACCTACATTCTACACACAAGATGGCACACCTTTTACAGCAGCTGACCCAG ATTATGCTGAGAAGTACCAAGAGATCCTCGACCGACAGGAGGCCTTTGACTCGtttggagaaaatgaaaatgaaatagaaaatgaaat atccGACTATGAGGACGAGATGGAGCCTGAGATGGAAGAAGCTTTTGAAAGGTTTTGTTTAGAAACGGAGCAGAAACGGAAACTGACACAAAAGTAA